From the Devosia sp. FJ2-5-3 genome, the window GGGGCCTATGGGCTCGCCATTGCGCTTACCGCCATCGGGGCGATCCTTGCCTCCATCCTGCCGGCGCGGTCTGCAGCGCGGGTCGATCCGGTTTCGGTGATCGGCCAATGAGTGCGCTGATCGAGGTCCGCGATCTGGTCAAGACCTATGGCGAGGGGGAGGCGGAAACGCGCGTGTTGCGCGGGCTCAATCTGACGCTCGACGAGGGGGAACTCGCGGCACTGCTGGGACCGTCCGGCTCGGGCAAGAGCACGCTTCTTACGATTTTGGGGACGCTGCTGCGGCCAACTTCGGGCTCCTACACCATGCTGGGGGAAGAACTGACGCGGGCGTCCGATGCGGCGCTGACCGAGTTTCGCAACCGGCACGTCGGCTTTGTTTTCCAGTTCCATCATCTGCTGCCCGACTTCTCCGCGCTCGAAAATGTCATCTTTCCCATGGCAGTGCGCGAAGGGCGGGAGACGGCTTCGGCGCGTCGGCGCGGCGAGGAACTGCTGGAGCGGGTTGGGCTGGGCCATCGCATGGATTTTCTGGCCACCGCGCTCTCGGGTGGGCAGAAGCAGCGCGTGGCCATTGCGCGCGCGCTGATGAACCAGCCCGAACTGGTGCTGGCCGACGAGCCCACGGGCAATCTCGACCGGGAATCGGCGACGCAGGTGATGGAGTTGATCAAGGAGATCAACGAGAACGAGAAGACGACGTTTCTGATCTCGACCCATGACGAGAAGATCGCCCAGACCTGTCGCCGGCAGGTGCTGGTGGCGGATGGGGCGGTGACTTAGTTTTTAGGGAGACCCCCTCCCAGCCTCCCCCTGGTCGAGGGAGGGAGGCATGGTGGCTCCCGAATTTGGGCGGATAATTATTTGTCCGTGATCCCCAGGGAGGGGCTCCGCGCACCCCTCACCACGCCTTCTGTCCTGAGACGCGATGGAGCGGAGGTCCTGCTCGGAAGCCGGTCAACAGGGGTTCCCGCTTTCGCGGGAATGACGCCGGGGAGAGGGGATAAATCTAGAAATTGCCCCAGTGGCGGACGGCCCAGAAGCCGGCGGTGGCGGCGAGGGCGCTGAGGAAGGTGCCCCAGGCCAGGTCGACCATTGTGACGAGGACCGGCCAGTCGCGGATGGTGGAGAGATTGGTGAAATCATAGGTGCCGTAGGCGACAAGGCCCAGAAGGGCGCCGAGGCCAAGTGCCATCGCCCAGGAATTGGCGTTGGCGGCAGGGAGGATGGCGAAGACGACGAGGCCGATGAGATAGACGAGGTAGAAGGTCGCGGCGACGAGGAGATTGGGGCTGTCGGCGAGCAGATCGCCGAGCTGGGGCTTGTAAAGGAAGCGCGTGGCCAGCGTCAGCCAGACGAAATCGACGGCAAAGAAGACGAGAGCGGAACTCAAATAGGCAATGGCAAAATTTGGCATTCCACTCTCCCTTGGGGTCAGATTTTCAAGATGGGCTGCAAGAGGCGCAGGAGCGGGCTCTTGAAGCGCAGCGGCGCGTCGGTGACGGCGAGGCAGATGCACTCGCCCTCTTCGCCGGCGCGAGGCTGGTGTTCGAGCCCGTCATAGCCTTCCTCGATCTCGCCGACGGCAAAGCGATCATCCTCGTCGACGAGGGTGCCGCGCAGGACAACGGTGAGCTCGAGGCCGCGATGGCCGTGCTCGGGCACGGGGGTGCCGGCCGGAATGCGGAGCAGCCGGACCGAGGTCTCGCTGTCGCCCGTGGGGATGACGAATTGCTGGGCCATTGTGCCGAGCTTGCGCCAGGCGACAGTGTCGAGGCTGGGCCCGATATAGCGGCGGAGGGGCGCAGGGACGTCGCCGGCGACCGGCGGACGCCGCACGCTCTCTCCCGTTTCGAGCGGATGTGCATCGATCGCCTTGAGCGCGGCGGAAAGCGCGCCGGCGCGCAGCGGGGCGATGTCGATGGCTTCGAGCATGGCGCCACCAATGCTGGCGGCGGCACGGGCGCGCGTCTGGCATTCGGGGCAGGAATGAAGATGGGTGGCGACGGCAAGGCTCCAGCCTTCGGCAAGGCTTCCGGCCTCATAGCTCAAAAGAAGTTCGTCGCTGACGTGGTGACTGTGGGTCATAGCTGTGGCCCCAGTTTGGAGGAAAGATCGGAGCGCAATTTGCGGAAGACTTGCCGCAGGCGCGATTTGACCGTTCCGAGAGGAATCTTGAGTTCAGTGGCGATGGTGCTGTGCGACTTGTCTTCGTAATAGGCCAGGTTCAGCAATTGCCGTTCATTGTCCGACAATTTGGACATGGCCTCGACAACTTGAGCACTGGATTGCTTGGTTTCGAGCGCCTGGTCGGCGGTCGGCACGGCGCTGATCTGAAGCGCCGGTTCGTCGGCGTCGAGCTCGGGATGGCTTTCGCGCCGAAAGGCGTCGATGCGCCTGTTGCGGGCGATGGTGAAGATCCAGGTCGAGGGGCTGGCCTTGGCCGGATCGTAAAGCGCAGCCTTGCGCCAGACGAGGACCATGGTCTCCTGCGTCAGTTCCTCGGCCATCAACTCGCCGCCGCCCAGGCGCATGAGATAGGATTTTACGCGCGGGGCGAAGTGATCGAAGAGAATTTCGAAGGCGGCGCGGTCGGCGCGTTCTGCTATGGCGCGGATATGGGCGACGAAAACATCCCGTTCACTTTCGCCATTGCTCCCTGGCATCACGCCCACGACAGGTCTCCCAGCGCGGCGTTTCCGGCTTTTGCCGGTGCCTTCGCTCTTTGGGAGCGCCGGGCGCTCGATATGGACCACAGGTGACAACATGCCCTGATTACGCAAGGGCCGACGGGCCGGATCACCGGATACGAAAAAAACCTCGACACAACATCCACTCCGTACTCGACCCCGTATTAGAGGAGGCAACAGGGAGCCTGCAAATTGTTTCACCATCCGCACAGCCTTCACGACGCGACAGGCCGCAGGATCGCCGTCA encodes:
- a CDS encoding ABC transporter ATP-binding protein gives rise to the protein MSALIEVRDLVKTYGEGEAETRVLRGLNLTLDEGELAALLGPSGSGKSTLLTILGTLLRPTSGSYTMLGEELTRASDAALTEFRNRHVGFVFQFHHLLPDFSALENVIFPMAVREGRETASARRRGEELLERVGLGHRMDFLATALSGGQKQRVAIARALMNQPELVLADEPTGNLDRESATQVMELIKEINENEKTTFLISTHDEKIAQTCRRQVLVADGAVT
- a CDS encoding DUF2177 family protein, with translation MPNFAIAYLSSALVFFAVDFVWLTLATRFLYKPQLGDLLADSPNLLVAATFYLVYLIGLVVFAILPAANANSWAMALGLGALLGLVAYGTYDFTNLSTIRDWPVLVTMVDLAWGTFLSALAATAGFWAVRHWGNF
- a CDS encoding ChrR family anti-sigma-E factor gives rise to the protein MTHSHHVSDELLLSYEAGSLAEGWSLAVATHLHSCPECQTRARAAASIGGAMLEAIDIAPLRAGALSAALKAIDAHPLETGESVRRPPVAGDVPAPLRRYIGPSLDTVAWRKLGTMAQQFVIPTGDSETSVRLLRIPAGTPVPEHGHRGLELTVVLRGTLVDEDDRFAVGEIEEGYDGLEHQPRAGEEGECICLAVTDAPLRFKSPLLRLLQPILKI
- a CDS encoding sigma-70 family RNA polymerase sigma factor; its protein translation is MPGSNGESERDVFVAHIRAIAERADRAAFEILFDHFAPRVKSYLMRLGGGELMAEELTQETMVLVWRKAALYDPAKASPSTWIFTIARNRRIDAFRRESHPELDADEPALQISAVPTADQALETKQSSAQVVEAMSKLSDNERQLLNLAYYEDKSHSTIATELKIPLGTVKSRLRQVFRKLRSDLSSKLGPQL